TCGACTAAATACTGTTCTAGTTTCTGCTTGATACTATCAGAATTTGAATCGTGATAGTTGCGTTCTAGCATCTTGATTACGCCAGAATAATGCCGATGATAGCCTCGGCGATCGCCGCGACGGGTATCGGACTCAAAGTAGATTGCTTCGTCGCTACCGTAAAGAATTACCTGTTGCTGTTTCTTACTTAAGTCGTTCCAACGAGTTTGAATTTCAAAGCCATAAGCTTGCGCTACTCCGTAGAGCAGAGATAGATAGTAACTATTATCTCGATCCGACCAGGGCGCGATCGCACTATATACTGGCTGTGTCGGATCGGGTACTACCAGTTTTGGTGAGAAGGTGCGTAAACTGCCCAAACCGTGACAGTGAGAACAGGCACCGTAGGGAGAATTAAAAGAAAACAGTCGGGGAGATAACTCTTCAATTACCGCACCGTGTTCGGGACAGGCAAAGTTTTCCGAAAAAACTATTTCTTCTGACTGCTCGGTATCGTTTAAAATCTCGATAACGGCAACACCCTCTGACAGACGCAAACAGGTTGCTAAAGAATCGGCTACCCGCTCTTGAATGCTATCTTTTTTAATTAGTCGGTCTATAACAACTTCAATATTATGCTTGTAGTTTTTATCGAGAACGATATCATCACTCAACTGTTTGACTTCGCCATTGACGCGGACTCTCACAAAACCTTGAGCGGCAAGACTAGATAATAGCTGCTTGTGAGTCCCTTTCTTGCCCCTTACTACTGGCGCGAGAATTAGAAACTTGGTGCGATCGGGCAATTCCATAATGCGATCGCACATTTCATCGATAGTTTGAGGCAAAATCGGGCGATCGCACTGGGGACAGTGGGGTTCTCCCGCCCGACCAAATAATAATCTCAAATAGTCATAAATTTCCGTAACCGTACCGACAGTAGAACGGGGATTGTGAGAAGTTGATTTTTGATCGATGGAAATTGCAGGACTCAAACCTTCGATCGCATCGACATCTGGTTTATCTAACTGTCCTAAAAACTGACGGGCATAAGCACTTAGAGATTCTACATAACGCCTCTGTCCCTCGGCAAATATGGTATCGAAAGCTAGAGAAGATTTTCCCGATCCCGACACGCCAGTAAAGACAATTAACTTATTACGCGGTAATTCTAGATTGATGTTTTTTAGGTTATGCTGTCTCGCACCGCGAATACGAATAGTATTTTCATTGAAATTGCTATTGAAATTGTCGGGTTTAATGCCGTTTGTGGGGCGATCGTCGATCGACTGGGACATAAGGACAGTGGCTTAATATTCCTTAGTAATCTTAGCGTTTTCAGACAGTCTTGAAGCTAAAGTGAGCAAATTTTTTTTGAAGTTGGACGGGCGATCGCTAACTTTTCTAAGAATTAACCACAATAAATTAAATGTCACAATTGAAGAGAAGCCCGTTAACCCAACCAATAAACAAGCACAAGTCTGTCTGAGAGTTTGTCAAAATAAAGTAAGTATGTTTTCCATAGAGCGATCGCATCTTCGTAGGGCAAACAAACAACAACTAGGAACAGTTAGCGTTCAAGAATAGCTCATTGCTCACCAGATTAAATCAATCTTTATTTTGCGCTTTAACTTGCTGTAGTAATTCCTGAATCGATAATACAGATATAGGAGAACTCACAAACCCTTTATTATCGCGAGTTACAATCGCATCTAAATTTTGAGCAACTGCACTGAAGATCTGAACGGCATCTTCAAAATCATCAAAGCCAGAGTTGAAAGTGGACTCTAAAACTGCTCTATCAACTGAGCAAATAGTCATAACCGTTAATATCTCTGAAATCGCTTGTCGAGCAACTTCTGTGCTGCCAGAGTGTTTGCGAGCAATATAAAAAATATCTGTCAGGGTTGTTGCCGTAACATAACCAATAATCTGTCCAGTGCTGACAACTTCAAACAAAAGCTCCGCATCTTGAAGAAAAGGTTTTCTTTGCAATAGAAAATCCAAGACTATATTGGTATCGATTAAAACTTTCACTTGCTATACTTCTTTGTCCGTCTTTCTTCTAGCATGACAGCTACTTCTTCATCAGTTGGTGCGGGGCGATCTGTGGTTAATAAACCTCGCATCCGTTTAATTGCAGTGAAGCGATCGCCCTGAGAAACAGGGGCATTTTGTAAAGATTCGACGATCGCTGAAATTAGTTCGAGACGCTCTTCTGGAGAAAGCTTAACGGCTTCTGCTTTTAGTTGTTGTAGTCCCATTGCCTTCTTGCAAACTTAAATATATCTATCTTCTAGTATATGAAATCGGTTAATTATGAGATGAGCAATCGCATCTTCATAGGGCGAACAAATAGCAACTAGAAATAATTAGCGTCTCAAGAATAGCTCATTGCTCGCCAGATTAATTTGCAACATAGCATCAAAAATTTGTAGCGAGAAGCAACAAAAGTATAATTGAATATACATAGGACAAATGACAATATCCTAAAAAATGACCCTCAAAGAACAATTAATTCGTGAAATTGAGACAGCATCCGATCGCGTCATCGAAGAAGTTTTTGACTTTTTACTACTAGCAAAAATTAAGCATCACCGCTTGCAAGAATCACCCAAGCCTTTTGGCGTATTTATTGAAGAACTGGTTGCCGACATTCCTCAAGAAATTTTAGGCATTTTACCAACAGACAGTGCCGAACAGCATGACCATTAACATGAGTATTTTTGCTATTAATCATGTTTAGAGCGAGAAATTTATTTAAATTAGCGATTGTAATTGCGATCGCACTAATTGTTATTTCTATTTTTATCCCATCTGCAACAGCGGCAACACAAACATTTCAGTGGCAGGGTGCGAAGGGATATACGGTTAAAGGAGTGTTTGAATATGAGAGGCGATCGCCAGTTATTTCTCAGAAAGGCGCAGGGCAAACCGAAAATTTACAATCTTTGAAGGTTAATTTTTACGATCCTGCCAATAAGCTAATTCAGACTTACAACAACGTAACCGATGGGTTGGCTAAGGGAAATTATTTTGAGTTTCACTTCGATCCGACTACACAAAAGCTAATGGGTAATATCGATCTTGGTGGCGAAGTTGCTGGCGAAACTTACTTAAAAGGAACGGTTGAATGCGAATTATCTTTAATTGAGGTAGACTCATCTGGTAAAGAACACATTATCGATCGCGATTTTAGTTTGGCTGCTTCATCAAACTAATTATTTTGTTCGTACATAAAAATGAACTGACCTACAATCGCTTTTGTCAGCTAAAATTTTACTTTGGCCGATCGGGTCGCGCCTAAAATAAATGATGGGGAATTCTAATGGCTAAGTTCGTTTTTATTACTGGAGGAGTTGTTTCGAGTATCGGTAAAGGGATTGTTGCGGCTAGCTTGGGAAGATTACTCAAGTCGAGAAATTATTCGGTGTCTATTCTCAAACTAGACCCTTATATCAACGTCGATCCTGGTACGATGAGTCCCTATCAACATGGAGAAGTATTTGTTACCGATGATGGGGCAGAAACAGATTTAGATTTGGGACATTACGAACGCTTTACCGATACTTCGATGTCGCGTCTCAATAGCGTTACTACAGGTTCTATTTATCAAGCGGTAATCAATAAAGAAAGAAGGGGTGACTATCAGGGAGGAACGGTACAGGTAATTCCTCATATCACTAATGAAATTAAAGAAAGAATCCATCGAGTAGCCAGAAATACAGGTTCAGATCTCGTTATTACCGAAATTGGTGGTACTGTCGGCGATATCGAATCTTTGCCGTTTATGGAAGCAATTAGGCAGTTTCGCAAAGATGTCGGCAGAAATAACGTCATTTATATGCACGTTACCCTAATCCCCTGGATAAAAGCCGCAGGGGAAATGAAAACTAAGCCCACACAGCACTCAGTAAAAGAACTGCGC
This window of the Myxosarcina sp. GI1 genome carries:
- a CDS encoding PIN domain-containing protein, translated to MKVLIDTNIVLDFLLQRKPFLQDAELLFEVVSTGQIIGYVTATTLTDIFYIARKHSGSTEVARQAISEILTVMTICSVDRAVLESTFNSGFDDFEDAVQIFSAVAQNLDAIVTRDNKGFVSSPISVLSIQELLQQVKAQNKD